Proteins from a genomic interval of Bos mutus isolate GX-2022 chromosome 15, NWIPB_WYAK_1.1, whole genome shotgun sequence:
- the TIMM8B gene encoding mitochondrial import inner membrane translocase subunit Tim8 B, whose protein sequence is MAELGEADEAELQRLVAAEQQKAQFTAQVHHFMELCWDKCVEKPGNRLDSRTENCLSSCVDRFIDTTLAITSRFAQIVQRGGQ, encoded by the exons ATGGCGGAGCTGGGTGAGGCGGATGAAGCCGAGTTGCAACGCCTGGTGGCGGCCGAACAGCAGAAAGCGCAGTTCACTGCACAG gTGCATCACTTCATGGAGCTATGTTGGGATAAATGTGTGGAGAAGCCAGGGAATCGCTTAGACTCTCGTACTGAAAATTGTCTCTCTAGCTGTGTGGACCGCTTCATTGACACTACTCTTGCTATCACCAGTCGGTTTGCCCAGATCGTACAGAGAGGAGGGCAGTAA